One segment of Halococcus salifodinae DSM 8989 DNA contains the following:
- a CDS encoding helix-turn-helix domain-containing protein, with protein MTGSGEKLVGVDPEQLRQQLRTETDAKATKQLTVALLYDAGFSPYIIENFLGFPAQTAYGWLDTVAERDVTALGDAPRPGRPSYLSPEQWDQLTATLQAPPSEVDVDAPAWKPPLVQEYIVENFGVEYSLAHVYRMMHKAGLSVQTARPIAYQADPEEQRHWREEFKKSGRR; from the coding sequence ATGACTGGATCGGGCGAGAAATTAGTCGGTGTTGATCCGGAGCAGTTGCGCCAGCAACTGCGAACGGAAACGGATGCGAAGGCCACCAAGCAGCTCACTGTTGCACTCCTCTACGACGCTGGATTCTCGCCATACATCATCGAAAACTTCCTCGGCTTTCCTGCTCAGACCGCCTACGGCTGGTTGGACACAGTCGCCGAGCGCGATGTCACCGCGCTCGGCGACGCTCCACGACCCGGACGCCCATCGTACCTCTCGCCCGAGCAGTGGGACCAGCTCACCGCGACTCTTCAGGCACCGCCGTCAGAGGTTGACGTCGACGCACCAGCCTGGAAACCGCCGCTCGTCCAAGAGTACATCGTCGAGAATTTCGGCGTTGAGTACTCGCTCGCGCACGTTTATCGCATGATGCACAAGGCCGGGCTGTCAGTTCAGACAGCCCGGCCGATCGCCTATCAGGCCGACCCAGAAGAACAGCGACACTGGCGCGAGGAGTTCAAAAAAAGTGGCCGACGCTGA
- a CDS encoding IS630 family transposase, which yields MDQHSEAVATNQKSDWFPVNSRPRLPVSGARGKVNMLGAVTDDGERFVALTPNQFNAEVAKHFLRAIQHEFGERLVIVLDNASYFIAKTLKKQAAADGLLLEYLPSHSPEMNPLENCWRQLREGRANRLFRTLADVNEYLSTALPALNSPQVYEYLC from the coding sequence ATCGATCAGCACTCCGAAGCGGTCGCAACCAATCAAAAGTCCGATTGGTTCCCGGTGAACTCGCGCCCGAGACTGCCGGTCTCGGGCGCTCGCGGGAAGGTGAACATGCTCGGAGCCGTCACTGACGACGGCGAACGGTTCGTGGCTCTCACACCGAATCAGTTCAATGCAGAGGTCGCGAAACACTTCCTCCGAGCGATACAGCACGAGTTCGGCGAGAGGCTCGTAATCGTGCTGGACAACGCGAGCTACTTCATCGCGAAGACACTGAAGAAGCAGGCCGCCGCGGACGGCCTGCTTCTGGAATACCTGCCGTCACATTCACCCGAGATGAATCCGCTCGAAAACTGCTGGCGGCAGCTTCGAGAAGGCCGGGCCAACCGATTGTTCCGCACGCTCGCCGATGTCAACGAGTACCTCTCAACAGCGCTGCCAGCGCTCAACTCGCCGCAAGTCTACGAGTATCTCTGCTAA
- a CDS encoding asparaginase, which translates to MNVTVVSTGGTIASTDDDGDVRPTKSGSDLLDAVPDVDEYATVDVEEVAQVPSFEIDTATLEAVGRRVAALDDDATVDGVVVTHGTDTMEETAYYLDVALQPETPVYLTGAQRRPDETGSDAAANLQTAFRAAAAFEAEAATGTFVVFNEEVHAAREATKSHTTKLETFRSPNTGPVATFDHAGAWVHRPPTSETDAVLATDLDATVYVLKSGIGVRGDLLDAALDRGADGVVLEATGIGNTTKEFGRAVRDATAEIPVVVASRCFAGRTTPLYGSVGGSERLAEYGAVFAGDLPAQKARIKLQLALEAYDGREAVEEVFSG; encoded by the coding sequence ATGAACGTCACTGTAGTGAGTACGGGCGGCACCATCGCGAGCACCGACGACGACGGCGACGTCCGACCGACGAAGTCGGGGTCGGACCTGCTCGACGCGGTGCCGGACGTCGACGAGTACGCCACCGTCGACGTCGAGGAGGTCGCACAGGTGCCGAGCTTCGAGATCGACACCGCGACGCTCGAAGCGGTGGGTCGGCGGGTCGCGGCGCTCGACGACGACGCGACCGTCGACGGGGTCGTCGTTACCCACGGGACGGACACGATGGAGGAGACCGCCTACTACCTCGACGTCGCCCTCCAGCCGGAGACGCCGGTGTATCTCACCGGCGCCCAGCGTCGCCCCGACGAGACGGGGTCGGACGCGGCCGCCAACCTCCAGACGGCGTTTCGGGCGGCCGCCGCGTTCGAGGCGGAGGCGGCGACCGGCACGTTCGTCGTCTTCAACGAGGAGGTGCACGCGGCGCGGGAGGCCACCAAATCCCATACAACCAAGTTAGAGACGTTCAGATCCCCGAACACGGGACCTGTAGCGACGTTCGACCATGCCGGCGCGTGGGTCCACCGGCCGCCGACGAGTGAGACGGACGCCGTCCTGGCGACCGACCTGGACGCGACGGTGTACGTGCTCAAAAGCGGGATCGGGGTGAGAGGCGACCTGCTCGACGCGGCGCTCGACCGCGGTGCGGACGGGGTCGTCCTCGAGGCCACCGGAATCGGCAACACGACGAAGGAGTTCGGACGGGCGGTCAGAGACGCTACGGCGGAGATTCCAGTCGTCGTGGCGTCGCGGTGTTTCGCGGGCCGGACCACCCCCCTGTACGGCAGCGTCGGCGGGAGTGAACGCCTCGCCGAGTACGGCGCCGTGTTCGCCGGCGACCTTCCGGCACAGAAAGCCCGAATCAAACTCCAATTGGCGCTGGAAGCGTATGACGGGCGCGAGGCGGTGGAGGAGGTCTTCTCAGGGTAG
- a CDS encoding 2-hydroxyacid dehydrogenase, with product MKVLLCGDPQQPSEYMYEALEGLEERGVAFDRMDWMGDASPAEFRNVTMDMESAGPGSYDTGAIAAELDGVDALVVHKAPVSRELIDGADSLELVGAARGGTENVDVEAAADNGVTVLHAPGRNRDAVADYAVSMLLSRLREIPFNHAELSAGEWNQVFDPDRLPPDVRTTTVGVVGFGHIGRGVARRLAGFDPEILAYDPFVDDDEIREAGPEPADLETLLAESDAVTLHVRLSRDTEGMMGREEFQRMKPSAYLINTARGGLVDEEALVAALENDELGGAAIDVFQEEPLPVDHPLFDRDEVVLTPHVAGSTRDAVLGGPRIIAGQLDDYLDGETPEHVVE from the coding sequence ATGAAGGTCTTACTGTGCGGGGACCCACAGCAGCCGAGCGAGTACATGTACGAGGCGCTCGAGGGCCTCGAGGAGCGAGGGGTGGCGTTCGACCGGATGGACTGGATGGGCGACGCCTCACCCGCCGAGTTCCGGAACGTGACGATGGATATGGAGTCGGCCGGCCCGGGGAGCTACGACACGGGCGCGATCGCCGCCGAGCTCGACGGGGTGGACGCGCTGGTCGTCCACAAGGCACCCGTCTCCCGAGAGCTGATCGACGGGGCGGACTCGCTGGAGCTCGTCGGCGCCGCCCGCGGCGGCACGGAGAACGTCGACGTCGAGGCCGCCGCCGACAACGGCGTTACTGTGCTCCACGCCCCCGGCCGCAACCGCGACGCCGTCGCCGACTACGCCGTCTCGATGCTGCTCTCGCGGCTTCGGGAGATCCCGTTCAACCACGCGGAGCTCTCCGCGGGGGAGTGGAACCAAGTGTTCGACCCCGACCGGCTCCCGCCGGACGTCCGGACGACGACGGTCGGGGTCGTCGGCTTCGGCCACATCGGCCGGGGGGTCGCCCGCCGGCTCGCCGGGTTCGACCCCGAGATTCTAGCGTACGACCCGTTCGTCGACGACGACGAGATCCGCGAGGCGGGTCCGGAGCCGGCCGACCTGGAGACGCTGCTGGCCGAGTCCGACGCCGTGACGCTCCACGTCAGGCTGTCGCGCGACACCGAGGGGATGATGGGCCGCGAGGAGTTCCAGCGGATGAAACCCTCGGCGTACCTGATCAACACCGCTCGGGGCGGCCTCGTCGACGAGGAAGCGCTGGTTGCGGCGCTCGAGAACGACGAACTCGGCGGCGCGGCGATCGACGTGTTCCAGGAGGAGCCGCTCCCCGTGGACCACCCCCTCTTCGACCGAGACGAGGTCGTCCTCACCCCCCACGTCGCCGGGTCGACTCGGGACGCGGTGCTCGGCGGGCCGCGAATCATCGCCGGCCAGCTCGACGACTACCTCGACGGGGAGACGCCCGAACACGTCGTCGAGTGA
- a CDS encoding FGGY-family carbohydrate kinase: MTENVLVGVDAGLTNVTVAAYDPDGTELAAASRSTPRSEPDGAAGEAGGTGGTANGGVDASEGAAADREEQDHDRLWAVVAETVGAVVGSDDVPTDAVAGVGVAGHGHGLYGLDAAGEPVCGIKSTDSRALDALDEHCAEGARERAVDRLGWEPFGADPLSLLVWLRANEPATYDRLDTLLFCKDVLTHRLTGERVTDPTEGSVFYGPNAAYDREAFAALGIEAAFKALPPVIPSTESCGAMTVEAAADTGLPEGTPVAAGLQDVGACTFGAGLVEPGDGLAILGTWGQSVAVLDSPDDGAGGLLRRYLDGWYRYRGIRAGAACVDWFVDRCGGDWRREACERGVDPYEVYEEAVAGVDPGADGLVFHPFLQGSTDDPSSAGGFYGLRLSHTSAHMLRAIYEGVAITQTGALDTLTPAVGTIRLTGGGAQSDAWSKLFADVADAPVTVPDARETGALGAALCGGTAAGVYPDAATAVDRAVGTAQSYEPDSAAVAAYRRVSEAFDQAVDGMEVPWETLKTFRRED; this comes from the coding sequence ATGACGGAGAACGTGCTCGTCGGGGTCGACGCCGGACTCACCAACGTCACGGTCGCCGCCTACGACCCCGACGGAACCGAGCTCGCGGCCGCGTCGCGGTCGACGCCGCGGTCGGAGCCGGACGGCGCGGCCGGGGAAGCCGGGGGGACCGGGGGAACCGCGAACGGGGGCGTCGACGCGAGCGAGGGAGCGGCGGCCGACCGCGAGGAGCAGGACCACGACCGCCTGTGGGCGGTCGTCGCGGAGACGGTCGGGGCGGTCGTCGGGAGCGACGACGTCCCGACCGACGCCGTCGCCGGCGTGGGCGTCGCCGGCCACGGCCACGGTCTCTACGGGTTGGACGCGGCGGGCGAGCCGGTCTGCGGAATCAAGTCTACCGACAGCCGGGCGCTCGACGCCCTCGACGAGCACTGCGCCGAGGGGGCCCGCGAGCGCGCCGTCGACCGTCTCGGCTGGGAGCCGTTCGGCGCGGACCCGCTGAGCCTCCTCGTGTGGCTTCGGGCCAACGAGCCGGCGACGTACGACCGCCTCGACACGCTCCTGTTCTGCAAGGACGTGCTCACCCACCGGCTTACCGGCGAGCGCGTCACGGACCCGACCGAGGGGAGCGTCTTCTACGGCCCGAACGCCGCGTACGACCGGGAGGCGTTCGCCGCACTCGGCATCGAGGCGGCGTTCAAGGCGTTGCCACCGGTCATCCCGAGCACCGAGTCCTGTGGGGCGATGACGGTCGAGGCCGCCGCCGACACCGGACTCCCCGAGGGGACCCCCGTCGCCGCCGGGCTACAGGACGTCGGCGCGTGCACTTTCGGCGCGGGACTGGTCGAGCCGGGCGACGGACTCGCCATCCTCGGGACGTGGGGCCAGAGCGTCGCGGTGCTCGACTCGCCGGACGACGGCGCGGGCGGCCTGCTCCGGCGGTACCTCGACGGCTGGTACCGCTACCGAGGTATCAGGGCGGGGGCGGCCTGCGTCGACTGGTTCGTCGACCGGTGTGGCGGCGACTGGCGCCGGGAGGCGTGCGAGCGTGGGGTCGACCCGTACGAGGTGTACGAGGAGGCGGTCGCGGGGGTCGACCCGGGTGCGGACGGGCTCGTCTTCCACCCGTTCCTGCAGGGGTCGACTGACGACCCGAGCAGCGCCGGCGGGTTCTACGGGCTCCGGCTCTCGCATACGAGCGCGCACATGCTCCGGGCGATCTACGAGGGGGTCGCGATAACCCAGACTGGGGCGCTCGACACCCTCACGCCCGCGGTCGGGACGATCCGGTTGACGGGCGGCGGCGCACAGAGCGACGCCTGGTCGAAGCTGTTCGCCGATGTCGCCGACGCCCCGGTGACGGTCCCGGACGCACGCGAGACCGGTGCGCTCGGGGCGGCGCTGTGCGGGGGGACGGCCGCGGGCGTCTACCCGGACGCAGCGACGGCGGTCGACCGGGCGGTCGGAACCGCCCAATCGTACGAGCCGGACTCGGCGGCGGTCGCCGCCTACCGACGCGTCTCCGAGGCGTTCGACCAAGCCGTCGACGGGATGGAAGTACCCTGGGAAACGCTCAAGACCTTCAGGCGGGAGGATTGA
- the fba gene encoding class II fructose-bisphosphate aldolase: MSHRAGVGLRKLYERAREGGHGFFASNVTHFDVLVGLLRGSDRTDSDLVVQLGREEAAFFGDGDPTVGLRVFGDCLDAFGARFDIETFCNVDHVHLPEDADFLEACLDSGVPNSVMVDASAEPFERNVELTREAVEHAAGEVFVEAELGRIAGVEGSTKTPDDEAFYTDADDAVEFVERTGCDLLAVSVGTQHGVASGRDLDVRPDVAADIGRALADAGSDAFLVVHGASGLADEQLAALLDAGVVKFNKNTRYQYEYARTAADFYREHADAVRPPDGVADDRAGFFAEADWGPDKTYFHPHVVSNAARDRIADVMAGLCELTGSAGESRRADR; encoded by the coding sequence ATGTCACACCGTGCGGGCGTCGGCCTCCGGAAGCTGTACGAGCGGGCCCGGGAGGGCGGCCACGGGTTCTTCGCCAGCAACGTCACCCACTTCGACGTGCTCGTCGGACTGCTACGAGGGAGCGACCGCACCGACTCAGACCTTGTCGTCCAGCTCGGTCGCGAAGAGGCAGCCTTCTTCGGCGACGGCGACCCGACCGTTGGGCTCCGCGTCTTCGGCGACTGTCTGGACGCGTTCGGGGCGCGCTTCGACATCGAGACCTTCTGCAACGTCGATCACGTCCACCTCCCCGAGGACGCTGACTTCTTGGAGGCATGTCTCGACTCGGGCGTCCCCAACTCCGTGATGGTCGACGCCTCCGCCGAGCCGTTCGAGCGCAACGTCGAACTCACCCGTGAGGCGGTCGAGCACGCCGCCGGGGAGGTCTTCGTCGAGGCCGAACTGGGCCGCATCGCCGGCGTCGAGGGAAGCACGAAGACACCGGACGACGAGGCGTTCTACACCGACGCGGACGACGCGGTCGAGTTCGTCGAGCGGACGGGCTGTGACCTCCTCGCGGTATCGGTCGGCACCCAGCACGGCGTCGCCTCCGGCCGCGACCTCGACGTCCGACCCGACGTTGCGGCCGACATCGGCCGGGCGCTCGCCGACGCCGGGTCGGACGCGTTTCTCGTCGTCCACGGCGCCTCGGGGCTCGCCGACGAGCAGTTGGCGGCACTCCTCGACGCCGGGGTCGTCAAGTTCAACAAGAACACCCGGTACCAGTACGAGTACGCACGGACCGCGGCGGACTTCTACCGCGAGCACGCCGACGCGGTCCGACCCCCGGACGGCGTCGCCGACGACCGGGCGGGCTTCTTCGCCGAGGCCGACTGGGGGCCCGACAAGACGTACTTCCACCCGCACGTCGTCTCGAACGCGGCCCGAGACCGGATCGCCGACGTGATGGCGGGGCTGTGCGAACTCACCGGGAGCGCCGGCGAGTCGCGCCGGGCGGACCGATGA